A part of Desulfomicrobium baculatum DSM 4028 genomic DNA contains:
- a CDS encoding quaternary amine ABC transporter ATP-binding protein produces the protein MAKIYVEGLYKIFGPNPKKALEMLSQGKSKDDIMSSIKHGVGVNNATFEVHEGEIVVVMGLSGSGKSTLVRCLNRLITPTAGKILIDGRDVLTMGEDELRQLRQRKMGMVFQNFALFPHRTVLENAALGLEIQGMDKEQRLKLADEALSLVGLDGWGASYPRQLSGGMQQRVGLARALALSPDILLMDEAFSALDPLIRRDMQDELINLQERMQKTIVFISHDLDEALKLGDRIILMKDGAIVQIGSPEEILTHPADDYVARFVEDVDITKVLTAESVMKHSEAVAYLRTDGPRAALRKMRKHNIAHLFVVDHTHRLVGIVSADAAAILAQRGEGSLTEAICTDIKTVYPETPAQDLFTIMAELPYPLAVVDEANKFKGVIVRGTLVAALAERGGAA, from the coding sequence ATGGCAAAAATATATGTTGAAGGTCTGTATAAAATTTTCGGCCCCAACCCAAAAAAAGCTCTGGAGATGCTGTCCCAGGGCAAAAGCAAGGACGACATCATGTCCTCCATCAAGCACGGCGTGGGCGTGAACAACGCCACCTTCGAAGTGCATGAAGGAGAGATCGTGGTTGTCATGGGCTTGTCCGGCAGCGGAAAATCAACGCTGGTGCGCTGTCTGAACCGGCTGATCACGCCCACCGCGGGCAAGATCCTCATCGACGGGCGCGACGTCCTGACCATGGGTGAAGACGAACTGCGCCAGTTGCGACAGCGCAAGATGGGCATGGTCTTTCAGAATTTCGCCCTCTTTCCGCACCGCACAGTGCTCGAAAATGCGGCCCTGGGCCTTGAGATTCAAGGCATGGACAAGGAGCAGCGCCTGAAGCTCGCCGACGAGGCCCTCTCCCTGGTCGGCCTTGACGGATGGGGCGCGTCATACCCGCGCCAGTTGTCCGGCGGCATGCAGCAGCGTGTCGGGCTTGCCCGGGCGCTGGCCCTTTCCCCGGACATCCTGCTCATGGATGAGGCCTTCAGCGCGCTCGATCCCCTCATTCGCCGCGACATGCAGGACGAACTCATCAACCTGCAGGAACGGATGCAAAAGACCATCGTCTTCATTTCCCATGATCTGGACGAAGCCCTGAAGCTCGGCGACCGCATCATTCTCATGAAGGACGGCGCCATCGTGCAGATCGGCTCGCCGGAGGAAATCCTGACCCATCCCGCCGACGATTACGTGGCGCGCTTTGTCGAGGACGTGGACATCACCAAGGTCCTGACCGCCGAGTCCGTCATGAAGCACAGCGAGGCCGTAGCCTATCTGCGCACCGACGGTCCCCGCGCGGCCCTGCGCAAGATGCGCAAGCACAACATCGCCCATCTTTTCGTGGTCGACCACACGCATCGTCTGGTGGGCATCGTGTCCGCCGATGCTGCCGCCATCCTGGCCCAGCGCGGCGAAGGGAGCCTGACCGAGGCCATCTGTACGGACATCAAGACCGTGTATCCGGAAACGCCGGCCCAGGATCTTTTCACCATCATGGCGGAGTTGCCGTATCCCCTGGCCGTGGTCGACGAAGCAAACAAGTTCAAGGGAGTCATTGTGCGCGGCACTCTGGTCGCGGCCCTGGCTGAAAGAGGAGGTGCCGCATGA
- a CDS encoding PAS domain S-box protein: protein MPTVFFFCDAKGRIVEAHAGEFEEWDLSPGTSLCDALGIDCPDGELLLARLSAETTHTLTGPSGQPVSLRIIPLPRTLAPAGGVLVTVGISSQLGILAADSPEPSAATLDYAVFNAVFNDARDAILLTDGQFRILAANRKAHSLYGRGDEPLTGTSFRSILRAVDEARILASARALKNGASWRGALTALRPDGQETPVKLGVRCLSVGEVRLFQFMMRDLRGRIALERDLAQSRLAVADMNTALKQVLRNVEEERQELKDELVQQVREEVLPTVERIALEDSPLVRQAYRSALEEKIADMGVTAPESANLFARLTPREMDICRLIQQSWQGRAIAEELGISFETLQTHRKNIRRKLGLKGGPISLSAFVQQHPPF from the coding sequence ATGCCGACGGTATTCTTCTTTTGCGACGCCAAAGGGCGCATTGTCGAAGCGCACGCGGGAGAGTTCGAGGAATGGGACCTGTCTCCCGGCACATCACTGTGCGACGCCCTGGGCATAGACTGCCCGGACGGAGAGCTCCTATTGGCCCGCCTTTCCGCTGAAACCACCCACACCCTGACCGGACCTTCGGGCCAACCCGTGAGCCTGCGGATCATCCCGCTGCCGAGGACTCTTGCGCCGGCGGGAGGTGTCCTGGTCACCGTGGGGATCTCCTCACAGCTTGGCATTCTCGCTGCGGACAGTCCCGAACCCTCTGCCGCCACGTTGGACTACGCCGTTTTCAACGCCGTGTTCAACGACGCGCGCGATGCCATCCTGCTCACGGATGGACAATTCCGCATCCTTGCGGCCAACCGCAAAGCCCACTCCCTGTATGGCAGAGGAGATGAGCCCCTGACCGGAACCAGTTTCCGAAGCATCCTGCGCGCCGTGGACGAGGCGCGAATCCTGGCCTCGGCCAGAGCGCTGAAAAATGGCGCATCCTGGCGCGGAGCCCTCACCGCCCTCAGACCGGATGGCCAGGAAACACCGGTCAAGCTTGGCGTTCGATGTCTGAGCGTGGGGGAAGTGCGCCTGTTTCAATTCATGATGCGCGACCTGCGCGGACGCATCGCCCTGGAACGTGACCTGGCCCAAAGCAGGCTGGCAGTCGCGGACATGAACACGGCCTTGAAACAGGTTCTGCGCAACGTGGAAGAAGAGCGCCAAGAACTCAAAGACGAGCTGGTGCAACAGGTCCGCGAAGAAGTGCTGCCAACGGTGGAGCGTATCGCACTTGAGGATTCCCCCCTCGTACGCCAAGCCTACAGGTCGGCCCTGGAAGAAAAGATCGCCGACATGGGCGTGACCGCGCCGGAATCCGCAAATCTCTTTGCCAGGCTGACTCCCCGCGAAATGGATATCTGCCGTCTCATCCAGCAGAGCTGGCAAGGCCGGGCCATCGCCGAAGAACTCGGCATCTCCTTTGAAACCCTGCAGACGCACCGCAAGAACATTCGCCGCAAGCTCGGGCTCAAAGGCGGTCCGATCTCTCTTTCCGCCTTCGTGCAACAGCACCCTCCATTTTAG
- a CDS encoding two-component system sensor histidine kinase NtrB: MGKTTLSDIVGPEYTKLGFFREVQEKMGELETYNAELERKKQEIQDILNGIMDLLAVVSPDYRIVYVNKVFHDYFDIPHPEGLFCYQVFRGGSEPCKVCPLRTALQTGKPDRASYIDHRPDRSLHFEVVASPMFDDKSHVRTVLVSKRDVTMEKEYQAKYYQAEKMATIGLLAAGVAHEINNPLAAISGFSEALKRRLPYLGTLLDKDTEQGILEDFTDYTTTILEECNRCRDIVGNLLSFSSQKTCKFNTIDLNSLVAGSLKILHHQIKLHPGITLHQDLCPEPVTIRGAQGELKQVLLNLVLNAMDAIESKGSITIRTSMDRPDRAALIVEDTGQGIPPETLDKLFIPFFTTKTKGHSIGIGLSICYNIIKMHGGEIHVCSEPGKGSAFRVMLPTGFSANNKDLDT, translated from the coding sequence ATGGGCAAGACCACGCTCAGCGACATCGTCGGGCCTGAATATACCAAGCTCGGATTTTTCCGCGAAGTGCAGGAAAAAATGGGCGAGCTGGAGACCTACAACGCGGAGCTTGAAAGAAAAAAGCAGGAAATCCAGGACATCCTGAACGGAATCATGGATCTTTTGGCAGTGGTTTCGCCGGATTACCGCATTGTCTACGTCAACAAAGTCTTCCACGACTATTTCGACATCCCGCATCCGGAAGGCCTCTTCTGTTATCAGGTCTTTCGGGGAGGCTCCGAGCCCTGCAAAGTCTGCCCCTTGCGCACGGCCCTGCAAACCGGGAAGCCCGACCGGGCATCATATATAGACCACAGGCCGGACCGCAGCCTGCACTTCGAAGTCGTGGCCTCGCCCATGTTCGACGACAAGAGCCATGTACGCACGGTCCTTGTCTCAAAGCGCGACGTGACCATGGAAAAAGAGTATCAGGCCAAGTATTACCAGGCCGAAAAAATGGCCACCATCGGCCTCTTGGCCGCAGGCGTGGCCCATGAGATCAACAACCCCCTGGCGGCCATCAGCGGCTTTTCCGAAGCCCTGAAGCGCCGTCTGCCCTACCTCGGGACCCTGCTGGACAAGGACACGGAACAGGGAATCCTGGAAGATTTCACGGACTATACGACCACCATCCTCGAAGAATGCAACCGGTGCCGGGACATTGTCGGGAATCTGCTCTCGTTCAGCAGTCAAAAAACATGCAAATTCAATACGATAGACTTAAATTCTCTGGTCGCTGGGTCTTTGAAGATCCTGCACCACCAGATCAAATTGCACCCAGGCATCACCCTGCATCAGGATCTGTGCCCGGAACCGGTGACCATCCGTGGCGCTCAGGGAGAACTCAAGCAGGTCCTCCTGAACCTCGTCCTCAACGCCATGGACGCCATTGAGTCAAAAGGAAGCATCACCATCCGCACCAGCATGGACAGACCCGACCGCGCGGCGCTGATCGTCGAGGACACAGGCCAGGGCATCCCCCCGGAAACCCTGGACAAGCTCTTCATCCCGTTCTTCACCACCAAGACCAAAGGGCACAGCATCGGCATCGGCCTGTCCATCTGCTACAACATCATCAAAATGCACGGCGGGGAAATCCACGTCTGCAGCGAACCCGGCAAGGGTTCCGCCTTTCGGGTCATGCTCCCGACAGGATTTTCAGCCAACAACAAGGATCTGGATACATGA
- the secA gene encoding preprotein translocase subunit SecA has product MIGYLTKKIFGSRNDRYLKTLLPTVARINALEKEMQALSDAEIPARFAGYREEVAAGREFESLLPEVFALTREASRRVLGMRHFDVQLMGGMILHQGKIAEMKTGEGKTLVATLPVVLNALSGKGVHVVTVNDYLARRDAAWMGQLYTFMGLTVGVIVHGLSDAERQEAYGADVTYGTNNEFGFDYLRDNMKFYKHQLVQRPLNFAIVDEVDSILIDEARTPLIISGPGEKSTTLYARVNSIIPRLTRDDHFTIDEKARTVVLTDEGVVHCEEILGVTNLFDPANITLQHHILQALRAHYLFTLDDHYIVKDGQVVIVDEFTGRLMPGRRFSDGLHQALEAKEGVKVEAENQTLASITFQNFFRMYKKLSGMTGTADTEAVEFQQIYGLEVVVAPPNKQMVRKDFPDVILKTQAEKFGAIVEEIKGLHAKGQPVLVGTTSIEKSEYISTLLKKKGVPHEVLNAKYHEKEAEIVAMAGQKGRVTIATNMAGRGTDIVLGEGVRELGGLHILGSERHESRRIDNQLRGRAGRQGDPGSSRFYLALDDTLMRLFGSERIAGIMEKLGLEDGQTIENPLISRSIENAQKRVEGHNFEIRKQLIDYDNVMNQQREVIYSLRREFMIAEDLQPTVEEFVDDLLSQVYEPLDNRKGQAESLEEARGMIRSKLDEIFAMERMAPGGKFMEKEEARAAILSVLEEHRSLAPDQYQEILRFFLLDALDRNWKDHLLQMDYLKEGIGLRGYAQRDPKQEYKREGFELFEDLIFRIRENTMKALTHLRIEAVKQEELKHEEQEDVKYVGGNEPADKKPDTVRRVDPKVGRNDPCPCGSGQKYKKCCGKLA; this is encoded by the coding sequence ATGATCGGTTATTTGACCAAGAAAATATTCGGTTCCAGAAATGACAGGTATCTGAAAACCTTGCTGCCCACGGTGGCCAGGATAAACGCCCTGGAAAAGGAGATGCAGGCCCTGTCCGATGCCGAGATTCCGGCCCGCTTCGCCGGATACCGGGAGGAAGTGGCCGCTGGGCGCGAGTTTGAGTCCCTGCTGCCTGAAGTGTTCGCCCTGACCCGCGAGGCCAGCAGGCGGGTGCTTGGCATGCGCCATTTCGACGTGCAGCTCATGGGCGGCATGATCCTGCACCAGGGCAAGATCGCGGAAATGAAGACCGGTGAGGGCAAGACCCTGGTCGCGACCCTGCCCGTGGTTTTGAATGCCCTGTCCGGCAAGGGCGTGCACGTGGTCACGGTCAACGATTACCTGGCCAGGCGTGACGCGGCCTGGATGGGCCAGCTCTACACGTTCATGGGGCTGACCGTTGGCGTCATCGTGCACGGCCTCTCCGACGCCGAGCGTCAGGAGGCCTACGGCGCGGACGTGACCTACGGCACCAACAACGAGTTCGGGTTCGACTACCTGCGCGACAACATGAAGTTCTACAAGCATCAGCTTGTGCAGCGCCCGCTCAATTTCGCCATCGTCGACGAAGTGGACTCCATCCTCATCGACGAGGCCCGTACGCCGCTCATCATTTCGGGACCGGGCGAGAAATCGACCACGCTCTATGCGCGGGTCAATTCCATCATACCCCGCCTGACGCGCGACGATCACTTCACCATCGACGAAAAGGCGCGCACCGTCGTGCTGACCGACGAAGGCGTGGTGCACTGCGAAGAAATCCTGGGCGTGACCAACCTCTTCGACCCGGCCAACATCACCCTGCAGCACCACATCCTGCAGGCCCTGCGCGCCCACTACCTTTTCACCCTTGATGACCACTACATCGTCAAAGACGGGCAGGTGGTCATTGTCGATGAATTCACCGGCCGGCTCATGCCCGGACGGCGCTTCAGCGACGGCCTGCACCAGGCCCTGGAGGCCAAGGAAGGGGTCAAGGTCGAAGCCGAGAATCAGACCCTGGCCAGCATCACCTTCCAGAACTTCTTCCGCATGTACAAGAAGCTCTCCGGCATGACCGGTACGGCCGATACCGAGGCCGTCGAGTTCCAGCAGATCTACGGGCTGGAAGTCGTGGTCGCGCCGCCGAACAAGCAGATGGTGCGCAAGGATTTTCCCGACGTCATTCTGAAGACCCAGGCCGAAAAGTTCGGGGCCATCGTGGAGGAGATCAAGGGCCTGCACGCCAAGGGCCAGCCGGTCCTGGTCGGCACCACCTCCATCGAGAAATCCGAGTACATCTCCACGCTGCTCAAGAAGAAGGGCGTTCCGCATGAAGTCCTGAACGCCAAGTATCACGAGAAGGAAGCCGAGATCGTGGCCATGGCCGGTCAGAAGGGCCGCGTGACCATCGCCACCAACATGGCCGGCCGCGGCACGGACATCGTGCTGGGCGAGGGCGTGCGCGAGCTTGGCGGATTGCACATCCTGGGCTCCGAGCGCCACGAGAGCAGGCGCATCGACAACCAGTTGCGTGGCCGCGCCGGGCGTCAGGGCGACCCCGGCTCCTCGCGCTTCTATCTGGCCCTGGACGACACGCTCATGCGCCTCTTCGGCTCCGAGCGCATCGCAGGGATCATGGAAAAACTTGGCCTGGAGGACGGGCAGACCATCGAGAACCCGCTCATCTCCCGGTCCATCGAAAACGCCCAGAAGCGGGTCGAAGGGCACAACTTCGAAATCCGCAAGCAGCTCATCGACTACGACAACGTCATGAACCAGCAGCGCGAGGTCATCTACTCCCTGCGCCGCGAATTCATGATCGCCGAAGACCTGCAGCCCACCGTGGAAGAGTTTGTCGACGATCTTCTCTCCCAGGTCTACGAGCCTTTGGACAACAGAAAGGGGCAGGCCGAATCCCTGGAGGAAGCGCGGGGCATGATCCGCTCCAAGTTGGACGAGATCTTCGCCATGGAGCGCATGGCTCCGGGCGGAAAATTCATGGAGAAGGAGGAGGCGCGGGCCGCCATCCTCTCCGTGCTGGAAGAGCATCGCTCCCTCGCCCCGGACCAGTACCAGGAAATCCTGCGCTTCTTCCTGCTCGACGCCCTTGATCGCAACTGGAAAGACCACCTCTTGCAGATGGACTACCTGAAGGAAGGCATCGGCCTGCGCGGATACGCCCAGCGCGACCCCAAGCAGGAGTACAAGCGAGAGGGCTTTGAGCTCTTCGAGGACCTCATCTTCCGCATCCGCGAGAACACCATGAAAGCGCTCACCCACCTGCGCATCGAGGCGGTCAAGCAGGAGGAGCTCAAGCACGAGGAGCAGGAAGACGTGAAATATGTCGGCGGCAACGAACCCGCCGACAAGAAGCCGGACACCGTGCGGCGGGTCGACCCCAAAGTCGGCCGCAACGACCCCTGCCCCTGCGGCAGCGGGCAGAAATACAAGAAATGTTGCGGAAAGCTGGCCTGA
- a CDS encoding ABC transporter permease has protein sequence MNEYKLPVGEVIETGIDFLVEHLSFITKASAEIVEMLLGAMESGLLLIPIPVFIVLVGAGVWFLTKERKLTLGSALGLALIWNMGLWTATVSTIALVLVATLCAIAIGVPLGICAAISKGTYRVVMPILDVMQTMPAFVYLIPAIPFFGLGKTAAIFSTVIFSMPPAIRFTCLGIRQIPAELVECSTAFGATRMQRLYKLDLPLAAPTIMAGINQTVMLALSMVVIASMIGAKGLGGEVWKAIQRLQMGRGFEAGIAIVIVAMILDRVLQKLGTRKEN, from the coding sequence ATGAACGAGTACAAACTTCCGGTAGGCGAGGTCATCGAGACGGGCATTGACTTTCTGGTCGAGCATCTGTCCTTTATCACCAAAGCCAGCGCCGAAATTGTCGAGATGCTTCTTGGGGCCATGGAGAGCGGACTGCTGCTCATCCCCATCCCGGTGTTCATCGTGCTGGTGGGCGCCGGTGTATGGTTCCTGACCAAGGAGCGCAAACTCACCCTGGGCAGCGCCCTTGGCCTGGCGCTGATCTGGAACATGGGACTCTGGACCGCCACGGTCAGCACCATCGCCCTGGTCCTGGTCGCCACGCTCTGCGCCATCGCCATCGGCGTGCCGCTGGGCATCTGCGCAGCCATCAGCAAGGGCACATACAGAGTGGTCATGCCCATCCTCGACGTGATGCAGACCATGCCCGCCTTTGTCTACCTGATCCCGGCCATCCCTTTTTTCGGCCTGGGCAAGACTGCGGCCATTTTTTCCACCGTCATCTTTTCCATGCCGCCGGCGATCCGTTTCACGTGCCTGGGGATCCGCCAGATCCCCGCGGAACTTGTGGAATGCTCCACCGCGTTCGGCGCGACTCGCATGCAGCGGCTGTACAAGCTGGATCTGCCCCTGGCCGCGCCGACCATCATGGCCGGCATCAACCAGACAGTCATGCTGGCCCTGTCCATGGTCGTCATCGCGTCCATGATCGGCGCCAAGGGTCTGGGCGGCGAAGTTTGGAAAGCCATCCAGCGCCTGCAGATGGGACGCGGATTCGAGGCGGGCATCGCCATCGTCATTGTGGCCATGATCCTGGACCGGGTGCTGCAGAAGCTTGGCACCCGAAAAGAAAACTAA
- a CDS encoding sigma-54-dependent transcriptional regulator: MSIFNSIEILVVDDESNIRKLFSRELASPGRTIHTVGSAKEAFEHLHKHYYDIIILDIRLPDANGLELMTKLLETVPNVAIILITGYADVDNAVQAMKNGAYDYITKPFSLDRMEQVIEKAYQRVRLQRENELLRHNSEHKSMPKFIGHSKSVQDVRYLIEKAAPTDVPVLLTGESGTGKNVAAAALHAKSRRADQPLIIKNCGTFDKELLRSELFGYCKGAFTGADRSHDGLLSLAHKATLFFDEVGELTLELQGALLRVLETQHFRRVGDKEERCVDVRFIFATNKDLEKEVAAGRFHDAFYHRINVFNIELPPLRERREDIPALVEYFLVSLAKDGQEYKISPRAMQQLMDNPWPGNVRELKNIIERGMILAENNIINVQALPFCQKSCQNPREKGFSTLEELERSHISMVMHAVQGNKSRAAQVLGIGRKTLYRKLEEYRLTEVGTQNANFLSK, encoded by the coding sequence ATGAGCATCTTCAATTCCATTGAAATCCTCGTCGTGGATGACGAGTCAAACATACGCAAGCTCTTCTCCCGCGAACTGGCCTCGCCTGGCCGCACCATCCACACCGTGGGCAGCGCGAAAGAGGCTTTTGAGCACCTGCACAAGCATTATTACGACATCATCATCCTGGACATCCGCCTGCCTGACGCCAATGGGCTTGAACTCATGACCAAGCTGCTTGAAACGGTGCCCAACGTGGCCATCATCCTCATCACCGGCTACGCCGACGTGGACAACGCAGTTCAGGCCATGAAAAACGGGGCCTACGACTATATCACCAAGCCCTTTTCCCTGGATCGCATGGAACAAGTCATCGAAAAGGCCTACCAGAGGGTCCGGCTGCAGCGGGAAAACGAACTGCTGCGCCATAATTCGGAACACAAATCCATGCCCAAGTTCATTGGCCATTCCAAGTCCGTGCAGGATGTCCGCTATCTGATCGAAAAAGCCGCGCCGACCGATGTGCCGGTTCTTTTGACCGGCGAAAGCGGCACGGGCAAGAACGTGGCCGCTGCGGCCCTGCACGCCAAAAGCAGGCGCGCGGACCAGCCACTCATCATCAAAAACTGCGGCACGTTCGACAAGGAACTGCTCAGAAGCGAGCTGTTCGGCTACTGCAAAGGGGCCTTTACCGGAGCGGACCGCAGTCATGACGGGCTCTTGTCTCTGGCGCACAAGGCCACGCTCTTCTTCGACGAGGTCGGCGAACTGACCCTGGAGCTGCAGGGCGCGCTCCTGCGCGTACTTGAAACCCAGCATTTCCGCCGCGTGGGCGACAAGGAGGAGCGTTGCGTGGACGTGCGCTTCATCTTTGCCACCAACAAGGACCTGGAGAAGGAGGTTGCGGCAGGCCGGTTTCACGACGCGTTCTACCACCGCATCAACGTCTTCAATATAGAGCTGCCGCCGCTGCGTGAACGCCGCGAAGACATCCCGGCCCTGGTCGAATACTTTCTCGTCTCCCTGGCCAAGGACGGACAGGAGTACAAGATATCTCCGCGAGCCATGCAACAGCTCATGGACAACCCCTGGCCCGGCAATGTGCGCGAGCTCAAAAACATCATTGAGCGGGGCATGATCCTGGCCGAGAACAACATCATAAACGTCCAGGCCTTGCCATTTTGCCAGAAGAGTTGCCAAAACCCGCGCGAAAAGGGGTTCTCGACCCTCGAAGAACTGGAACGCTCGCACATCAGCATGGTCATGCATGCCGTGCAGGGCAACAAATCCCGCGCGGCCCAGGTCCTGGGAATCGGACGCAAGACGCTGTACAGAAAGCTCGAAGAGTACAGGCTGACCGAAGTGGGCACGCAAAATGCCAACTTCCTGAGCAAATAA
- a CDS encoding iron-containing alcohol dehydrogenase — MDIRKFSLPEIIFGHGSMEYTGSYALQLGAKKVFVVSDPGLERSGWVGKLIGVLEASALKWVYYSNVSSNPRDYEVHLGADLYKAEGADVVIGLGGGSPLDMAKGVATVASNGGTIQDYEGANLIIRPLPPMIFLPSTAGSGSDISQFAIITDVTRKVKMSLISRSLTPNVSIIDPDMLSTASDDLVVTSAVDALSHAVESYVSLIAHTLTETQALKAMHLILHNLKPALKTRDPLAMENLSMAAVCAGMSFSNASLGACHAIAHSLGGFFDTTHGMVHPVLLPAVMSYNLPACEEKMAIIGEIVLGKRLSSSLQTAEGGIKRLKEIFLELGAPVHFREIVDDESAFPQICEMATKDACLLTNPRPATAEQLLAICQEVW; from the coding sequence ATGGATATAAGAAAGTTCTCTCTGCCAGAAATCATTTTCGGGCACGGCAGCATGGAATATACAGGATCGTACGCTCTGCAACTCGGAGCCAAGAAGGTCTTCGTCGTCAGTGATCCGGGCCTCGAACGCAGCGGCTGGGTCGGCAAGCTCATCGGGGTTCTTGAGGCTTCGGCCTTGAAATGGGTGTACTATTCAAATGTAAGTTCCAACCCGCGTGACTACGAAGTGCATCTCGGCGCGGACCTTTACAAGGCGGAAGGAGCGGACGTGGTCATTGGTCTTGGCGGGGGCAGCCCGCTCGACATGGCCAAGGGCGTAGCCACCGTGGCCAGCAACGGCGGCACGATTCAGGACTATGAAGGCGCAAACCTGATCATCAGGCCCTTGCCGCCCATGATCTTCCTGCCGTCCACGGCCGGGAGCGGTTCGGATATTTCCCAATTCGCCATCATCACCGATGTCACGCGCAAGGTGAAGATGTCGCTGATCAGCCGCTCCCTGACTCCCAACGTATCGATCATCGATCCGGATATGCTCTCCACGGCCAGCGACGACCTCGTCGTGACGTCCGCTGTGGACGCATTGTCCCATGCGGTGGAATCCTACGTCTCGCTCATCGCACACACGCTGACCGAGACCCAGGCCTTGAAAGCCATGCATCTCATTCTGCACAACCTCAAACCCGCGCTCAAAACCCGCGACCCCCTGGCCATGGAAAACCTGTCCATGGCCGCCGTGTGCGCAGGTATGAGTTTCAGCAACGCCAGCCTAGGTGCCTGCCACGCCATTGCCCATTCCCTGGGCGGATTTTTCGATACCACGCATGGGATGGTTCACCCGGTGCTGCTCCCGGCAGTCATGAGCTACAACCTGCCCGCCTGCGAAGAAAAGATGGCCATCATCGGAGAAATTGTCCTCGGCAAGCGTCTGTCCTCCTCCCTGCAAACCGCCGAAGGGGGCATCAAACGTCTGAAAGAGATTTTTCTGGAACTCGGCGCGCCGGTTCATTTCCGGGAAATTGTGGACGACGAGTCCGCTTTCCCCCAGATCTGCGAGATGGCCACCAAGGACGCCTGCCTGCTGACCAATCCCCGCCCGGCCACGGCCGAGCAATTACTGGCCATCTGCCAGGAGGTCTGGTGA
- a CDS encoding glycine betaine ABC transporter substrate-binding protein produces MKKILLTIACLMLLIQPALAAKGKVRLAYVEWDCATASTAVAQAALEEMGYEVETLPVAAAAMWQALGTGDVDAMVTAWLPVTHADYYAKVKDKVEKVSVVSGGAKLGWAVPAYVTIDSIEELNANADKFGGKIIGIDPGAGLMKLSEQAMADYKLDKLELMEGSGATMTAALDNAIKNKEWVVVTAWSPHWMFGKWELKYLEDPKGVLGGEEQIEAIVRKGLKKDMPEVHAFFSNFKWDSPAQLQMVMAWNQEGGSPEENAQRFLKEYPKTVKGWMGK; encoded by the coding sequence GTGAAAAAAATTCTACTCACCATCGCATGCCTGATGCTTTTGATCCAACCGGCCCTGGCCGCCAAGGGCAAGGTCCGCCTGGCCTACGTTGAATGGGACTGCGCCACGGCCAGCACCGCGGTGGCCCAGGCCGCCCTGGAAGAGATGGGCTATGAGGTCGAGACCCTGCCTGTGGCCGCGGCAGCCATGTGGCAGGCCCTGGGCACCGGCGACGTTGACGCCATGGTCACCGCATGGCTGCCCGTGACCCACGCCGACTATTATGCCAAGGTCAAGGACAAGGTCGAAAAGGTGTCCGTCGTCTCCGGCGGGGCCAAGCTGGGTTGGGCCGTGCCGGCCTACGTGACCATAGACTCCATTGAGGAGCTGAACGCCAACGCCGACAAATTTGGCGGCAAGATCATCGGCATCGACCCGGGCGCCGGGCTCATGAAGCTGTCCGAGCAGGCCATGGCCGACTACAAGCTGGACAAGCTCGAACTGATGGAAGGCTCCGGCGCGACCATGACGGCGGCCCTGGACAATGCCATCAAGAACAAGGAGTGGGTGGTCGTCACCGCCTGGTCCCCGCACTGGATGTTCGGCAAGTGGGAACTCAAATATCTGGAAGACCCCAAGGGTGTCCTGGGTGGCGAAGAACAGATCGAGGCCATCGTGCGCAAGGGTCTCAAAAAGGACATGCCTGAAGTTCATGCCTTCTTCTCCAACTTCAAGTGGGATTCTCCGGCCCAGCTGCAGATGGTCATGGCCTGGAACCAGGAAGGCGGAAGCCCCGAAGAAAACGCCCAGCGTTTCCTGAAGGAATATCCCAAGACCGTGAAGGGCTGGATGGGCAAGTAA